Within the Achromobacter spanius genome, the region CCGCGTGCCAGGCACATTCCACGACGCGGCGTATTCCTCGCGCGGGTCGCACACGATCACTTCAAAACCCAGCGCCATCGCCATGGGCGCGATGTAGCGCGCGATGTCGCCCGCGCCCACCAGCAACAGACGCCATTGCGGCCCGTGCAGCGTGGTCAGCGTTTTGCCGTCCCAATGGAATTGATCGCCCGGCCGGGCAGGCGCCAAGGCCGCCATGCCGGCGTCCAGGCTGAGGGTTCTTTTGACCAGTTCACCCTTGCCCAGGCGTTCGGCCAGGCCTTGCAGCAGCGCGGTGTCTGGATCGGGTTCGATCAACAATTCCAGGATGCCGCCGCAAGGCAGGCCGAAGTTCAACGCTTCGTCGCGGGTGGCGCCGTAGGTCAGGGCGTAGGGGCGTGGCTGCCAGAGCTCGCCGCGCCGCATCTTGTCGATCAGGTCGTCTTCAATACAGCCGCCCGACACCGATCCCGCGATGCGCCCGTCGTCGCGCACTGCCAGCCAGGATCCGCGCGGCCGGGGTGAGGCGCCCCAGGTATTGGCCACCGTGGCCAGGATGAATCGGTGGCCCTGATGGCGCCAGCTCTCGATTGCGGCTAAAACCTGCAAATCCAGGCTATCCATGATCATGCCCTCCAGATATCGAACTCACTGTAGCAGCGCGCCACCCGGCAAGAAAAGAGGCAAAATCTGCATACTCTGATGAGCAATACTCAACAACGATCTAATGCGCCAAGCCGCTGAAGCGCGAACGCAGCAAGTCCCATGCCCAGCCCCTTACCCGACAGCCCCCCTACACTGGCCCCTTCAGGCGTCCCTTTACGCGCCCCGTCTACTGCCCCGCCCGCATGCGTGGGCGTGCTGCTGGCTGCGGGCCACGG harbors:
- a CDS encoding XdhC family protein is translated as MDSLDLQVLAAIESWRHQGHRFILATVANTWGASPRPRGSWLAVRDDGRIAGSVSGGCIEDDLIDKMRRGELWQPRPYALTYGATRDEALNFGLPCGGILELLIEPDPDTALLQGLAERLGKGELVKRTLSLDAGMAALAPARPGDQFHWDGKTLTTLHGPQWRLLLVGAGDIARYIAPMAMALGFEVIVCDPREEYAASWNVPGTRLLTTMPDDTVAALAPDIRTAIIVLAHDPKLDDMALLEALPSPAFFVGALGSRRTNDHRRKRLLEHFGFTEAQVARLRGPVGLPIGSRTPPEIAVSILAELTQERIRHTTPPSTHPLQECGLLADDLERGVVRVAD